The DNA window CTCCCACTGCACGGCCGGCTGATCCGGCGGCAAAAAGAAGGTGACCAGCCAACCGGCTTCGCAGCGCACCGTTTGGCCGCTCGGGCGGGTAAAGGTATGCGCGCTCGCCAGCTCCATCACCGGCGGTAAAACCTCGAAGGCGACGATCGGCACGCCGGCCACGTTTTGCGGCTGAGGGAAGCGCACTGCGGTGACACCGTTCATCGTAACGGGGCTGTTTTCGCTGCCGGGCAGGCGCGGATCCTGCCGGTTTACCCAGCTTCCTTTTGGCAGCGCGATCTCACCAAACGGCCTGGCCTCGTCGAGCGTCAGGTAGCTGCGTTGGTTCCAACGATCTTCAGCTCGTTGGCTTTTGATATCCTGGATGAGGGTGCCGATCAGCGCCAGCATGCATGCCACCGGGTACACCGCCAGCGCCGAGGCGAGCAGATAGCCGCCCCAGGAGAGCGGCGGACGCGGGCGGCCGCAGCGGGCGGCGACGTAGCGCCAGCCCCACCAGGCGATCAGGATGCCGGCGAGCAGCAAGGCCAACAACAGCGCCAGCAGCCCCGCGACGCCGGCGCCATAACCTAACAGCATGGCAAGTTCCTCATGTTCACGGCGTGGTGGCGCGGTAGCGAACGAAGTAAGGCAGCGCCGGGGTATCCCGGGCGTCGTCGTAGTGGCTTTCCGGTTCGACCACGGTCTGGCGTGCGTCGTCGCGCCCGTTGTAGCGATACTCCAACGGTTGCCGGTAGCGCACGTCGGATGAGCGCAGATCGAAAATCAGCGAGAGACGCGCATCGCCGTTATCCGTTTGGGCAACCAGCTTGTCGTTGCCCGCCCACAGCTGATACAGCGATTTATCGCCATTTTCCAGCAGCGCCGTCAGCTGCCCATCGGGCTGATAGCGCAGGAGCTGATACAGCCCTCTGTCCAGCGTCTGCGCGATCAGGTAGATGCCGCCATCCGGGGCCTGCGCGCTTTCGTTCACGCGCACCAGTAGCCAATGCCATTCAGTCATCTCGCCGGTTTTGCCGTTAACGGCGATGTGCAACGCGCCGGATCCGAGCACCGGGTTCATCCAGAACAGCACGCGATCTCCATCAACGGCGGTAAAGATCTCGGGCATGGATTTGCGAGCAGCTTTGCCGAAACGCGTCGATGACTCTTCCTCGCCGCGCTCAAAGCCCAGCAGCTGCCGCTCGTCCAGCAGTGCCGGCAGATTCAGCGTCTGTCGCCAATGGGCGCCGAAGTCCGGGCTGTAGAAAATGCCCTCGGTACTGATGAAATACAGCGCGCGTTTTCCCGGCAGCGCCACCAGTTTGCCGCCGATCAAGGACGGGAGATTGTCATCGCCTTCCGCCCAGGGGAGCAGCGGCCCGATGGTGCCCCGCTGCACATCGACCAGCCGGCGCCCCTTGGACAGAAAAAGCACGCACTCTTGCGCGCTGCAAACCGCATCGTGGATCGACTCGTCGAGCTCCCCCAGCATTTGCAATCCCTTTGGGCCGACGAACAGCACCTGGCTGAGGTAGTTGGCCGCCCAGCCGTAAAAGCTGTTGTAGGCGCTGGTCTCACTTCTTTTGCTGGTGAGCAGCAGAGCGCCGTCCTGTGCCGGGTAGCTGTGGATGAGATCGTAGCGGGCTATCGTCGGCAACGCCTCGTCGCCCTGGGTCCATTGCCACTGTGCGTAGCGTTGCTCAGGAGCGAGGAAATAAAAGCCCAGCGCGCTGGCCAAAAACAGCGTCAGGATGAGAAGAGGTCTTTTATAAAGCGCTAACGTCATCATTTCAGCTCCGTCACCTGTTCCTGCCGCCATAGCCTGCGGCGCAGAGTGCGCAGGTATTTGAACGTCTTAAACGTGCGGTGCTGGTCAAAAGCGTAGAGGCGGCAGATCTGGGCGAAGCCCTCGATCAGCAGCGCCAGGCCGCTGACCATCAGCATCATCAGCAGCAGAATCGGCGGCAATTCGCTGCCGAGGCGCTTCAGGGTCCAGGCATCCAGGTGAAAGCCGGCAGGGGTATCGGCGTTATCCCACACTATCAGGGCGAGCATAATGCACATCATGATCGCGCCGAGAATGAAGACGGCGCGTGCGCACAGGTTAAGGCCGGCTTCGGTGAAGTAGCGATTGCTGCCGATGAGATAGGTCTGGCGGTCGCGGTGATTGATGATTCCACGCACCTTGGGCAACTCGGGAATGACGTCATTCTCGCAGTACAACACCTGCAGCGGGTCGCCTTTGGCGATGAAAAGCGGATGTTGCCGACGAAATACCGGATGCAGTTTGGTATTGGGGACGTTGAGCGCGCGGGTCGTCAACGCGAAGTGCGTATCCTTCTGACGCCACGCATAAGTGTCCAAATACTGTACCTGCCGCGGGAGCTCATATTGGCAGAGTTCGTAGCTCAGGGCGTTGACCGTCTCGATGCCGGAGGCCTCGACGCCGTTCGGAAGGGGAGGCGCGGTCTGCAGCGGTGCGGTCGTCGGCACGGTGTCTGCGCGGGCGGCCCGGTATTTGATGCCGGGGATTTTCAGGCTGAGTGAGCCGGGCGGCGTGACGTCTTGCCCCTGCAGCACGCGATCCAGCGCCCTGAGCAGGCGCCTGCGGCCGCGGTGCCCGATCAGCAGCAGCTCTGAACCGACGAACAACACCATGCCGACACCGATAAGACCGGCGATGATGGCGATAAAGAACAGGACGATGGTCAGCCAGGAGTCTTCCCGGTCCATGATGAAAAAGCCCGCCGGGAAACCGCCGGCCAGCACGATGCCCAGCAGCAGCAGGGCAAAGTATTTCAGCTTGTATTTCAGCGTTCTGTCGGGCTCCAGCCGGCCTTTCGTGCCGTGCAGCAGCCAGTGCAGCCAGTAGCTGCCGTCCCGCAGGCGGTGAGCGCCGATCTTCACCCGATCGCCGGCGGCGAGCGTGGCCAGCAGGTTTTCGCTGTCGCTGAAGTCGTCGCGGTAAAAAAAGAACGTTTGGCCGGAAGCGATGAGCCTCACCAGGTTGTCGGGCGCCGTCTGTTGGCAGGCGCATTGCTCGACGGTCACATGAAAAAATTGGGTTTGCATGTCATTCCCTGTCAGCGGGCGTGGCCCGAAAATTCATCCCTGGCGCCGGGTATTCAGCGCTTTTTCATCAACGGCAGCATGCGCACCAGCGCATTGTCCTTGACGATGTAGTGGTGGAACAGCGCGGCGGCGGCATGCAGGCCGATCAGCCAGTAGCCGAATGACGCCAGCGTTTTGTGCCAGCCGATAATCATCCGCGCCTGCGGCCGATCGGCCACCTCGGCGAACGGCATCGGCAGGCCGAACAGGTACCACTCCTTGCCACCCAGATAGCGCGAATACACTCCCAGCACCGGTAGCGTCAACAGCAGCAGGTAAATCAGGGTATGCGTCAGATGCGCCAGGCCGGTTTGCCACTTCGGCGGCTTGGGCGTGATAGCGGGAGTGGCGTGACGCCAGCGCAGGAACAGGCGGGCGATCATCAGCGCAAACACCGTCACGCCGCAGCTGAAGTGGGTGACGACCAGCACGTACCACGGCGCGCTGCCCGGCTCGGCAAAGCCCCGCAGCTCGATGGCGGCGCAGGTGATGACCAGCAGGATCGCCACCAGCCAGTGCAGGCGGATTTGCCACGGCATGTAGGTGTTTGGCACCGGGTTACCTTCTGATGTTAAAGGGTCTGTACGCCGATGGTAACGAAATGTTACAGGCGAGGAAAGCGCCTGCATGCAGTTTAAGCAAAATGCCAGGGGGATAGGCTTATTAAGCTATGAATTTAATGGGTTAAGTGCCTGGCGACAGGGGAGACAGTTAGCATCGTAAGTTGTGAAGTTAATGCGCGGTAGGTTCAGAGGCTGGCAGCTTATTAAGCGATGAGACGGGGGGCGCCGCAGCCCCGCTGCGGCGCCCTGGGGTCAGTTTAATTTGGCCTTGGCGAAATCGCTGCCGTTCACGTCCACCACATAGCCGCTCAGGTTGCTGCGGGTGGCGTAGAACACCTTGCCGGTGGCCAACGGCAGCCACGGCGCCTGTTTGGCGAAGATCACCTGCGCCTGTTGATACAGCTTGGCGCGCGCCTGCGGCTGGTTTTCCTGGATCGCCTGCTGGATCAGTTTGTCGTAATCCTTATCGCACCAGCGCGCCACGTTGGCGCCGCTCTGCACGCCGGCGCAGCCGAGCAGGGTGGCGAAGTTATCCGGATCGCCGTTGTCCGACACCCAACCGTAAAGCGCGCTCTGCTGTTCACCTTTGCGCAGCCCGGCCAGATACTGGCCCCACTCCCAGGTGACGATCTTGGCCTTCACGCCCACCTTCGCCCAGTCGCTCTGAATCATCTCGGCGATGCGCTTCGAGTTCGGGTTGTAGGGGCGCTGTACCGGCATCGACCAGATGTCGGTCTCAAAGCCCTGCTCCAGCCCGGCCTGCTTCAGCAGTTCGCGCGCCTTCTGCGGATCGTAGGCGTACTCCGGCAGTTTATCGTTGTAGCCCAGCATGCCCGGCGGCAGCAGCGAATTGGCCGGGGTGCCGCTGTCTTTGAACACGGCGGCGACGATCGCTTTCTTGTCTACCGCGTAGCTCAGCGCCTGGCGCACCAGCAGGTTGTCGAACGGTTTTTTCTGGGTGTTGAACGCCAGATAGCCGACGTTCAGCCCGGTAATATCGTGCAGCTGCAGGTTACTGTCGGCCTTGATGGCGGCGAATTGTTCCGGCAGCGGTGCCGGGATGATCTGGCATTCGTTGGTTTTCAGCTTGGCCAGCCGGGTTTGCGGATCCGGCGTAATGGAGAAGATCAGGTGCTTGCTGGCCACTTCGCCCTGCCAGTAGTGCGGGTTGGCGATGTAGCGGATCAGCGAATCCTGCTTGTACTGCTGCAGCGCGAACGGCCCGGTGCCGATCGGCCAGTTGTCGACGTATTCCGGCGTGCCCTTTTTCAACATCGCGTCGGCGTACTCGGCGGACAGGATCGAGGCGAAATCCATCGCCCAATCGGCGACGAAGGCGGCGTTGGGCTGGCTCAGCGTGAAGCGCACGTGATGCTCGTCCACCGCTTCCACCTTGGTGATCAGTTTATCCAGCCCCATGTCGGTGAAGTATTCATAGTTGCCGCCGGAAACCTTGTGGTAGGGGTTAGCGGGATCCTTCTGCCGCATTACGGTGAACACCACGTCTTCGGCATTGAAGTCGCGCGTTGGGGTGAAGTATTTGTTGCTGTTGAATTTCACCCCCTGGCGCAGGGTGAAGGTGTAGGTCTTGCCGTCTGGGCTGACACTCCACTCGGTGGCCAGCGAAGGAGCGGGCGTTTTATCGCTTTCACGCAGCGTTACCAGCCGGTTGTACAGCACCTGTGAGGTGGCGATAAAGGTCGGCCCGGAGCTGGAAAGCTGTGGGTTGAACGATTCCGGCGAGGCGACGGTGCAGTACACCAGCGCATCGGAAGCGGCCAGCGCGCCGCCCGCCGACAACAGGCCGCAGCCGGCCAGCGCCAATCCGGCGATAGGGTGTTTTAAAAACGTCAAGGCAAGATCCTCAGGTGGAATGGGCCGTTACCGGCGAATTGATTTAACTATAGATAACGGATGGCGAGACGGGGAACAAGCCTCTCATCTGCGCATTCTGTGCGCCCCGCATTGCTTGCCTTTACGGCGTAGATCTACACTGCGGGACAATCACTCACTCGCAAGGATTTCCCGATGAGCCACTTTCGCCCTGTCGCCCTCGAACACGCCAGCCGCCTGCTGAACCACGGGCCGACGGTCTTGATCACCAGTCGCAGCCGCGACGGCGCCAAACGCAACGTGATGGCCGCCGCCTGGTCGATGCCGGTGGAGTTCAGCCCACCGCGCATCGCCATCGTGGTCGATAAAGGCGCACACAGTCGGCAGATGATCGAAGAGAGCGGCGCATTCGGTATTTGCGTGCCGGCGGCGATGTTCATCGACGCCACCTACGCGGTCGGCAGCGTGTCCGGGCTGGACGACGACAAGTTCTCCCGCTTCCACATCGCCGCAGCGCCGAGCGCCACGCTGCAGGTGCCGCTGATCGAACAGGGCTGCGTGGCGTGGCTGGAGTGTCGGTTGCTGCCGGAAAGCGGCGCGCAGGAAAAATACGACACCTGTTTCGGTGAGGTGCTGAGCGCGGCGGCGGACGAACGGGTATTCCAACAGGGGCGCTGGCACTTCACCGCCGCCAATGCGGATCTGCACACCATTCATCATCTGGGGGCGGGCAATTTCGTGCGCAGCGGCGAGACGCTGCGGGCCAAACCGCTTTAATCGGCCTTGCGCCTGCGGTCAGCATCATAGCGCTCGCGGGCGGCGTCCAGCTCGGGGAAATGGTATTCCGCCCACTTATCCAGCGCCGCCAGCGTCTCGACCAGCGAGCAGGCGACGGCGCTGAGCCGGTATTCCACATGCGACTGATTCTTTTCACTTAAATCCAGCCGTTCGAGCAGCCCATTGCGTTCCAATTGACGCAGCGTTTGTGTCAGCACCTTCTGCGAAATGCCGTCGATGCGGCGCAGCAGCTCGCCGTTGCGCATCGGGCGTTGTGCCAGCGCAGGCAGGATCAGCATCACCCACTTGCCGGAAATCAGCGCCAGCGCATCGCGCGCGGAACACTTGCTCGAATAGACGTCGCCGGGATAAGCCATTGGGGGTTACCTTCAGGTGCGTAATTGCCAAGGGGGTGAGAAAGCCACAGCATAACAGCACCACCTTACAACGGGAGAAACAGGATGAACGTGCTGATTGTGCTGGCTCACCCCGAGCCGCATTCTTTCAATGCTCATTTGGCTGAACAGGCGCGGCAGGCCTGGCTGACGCAGGGGCACCAGGTGAAGACGGTCGATCTGTATCAGGAGGGGTTTGATCCGCGCGAGGGCGCCGGCCACTACCCCAGCAGAAAGCAGGCGGACAGATTTGATGCGATGCAGGAGCAGCGCCATCACTGGACGATCCAGGCGCTGCCGGCGGAGATCCGGCGACATATCGAGCTGCTGCGCTGGGCGGATACGCTGGTACTGCAGTTTCCTTTCTGGTGGTTCGGCGCGCCGGCCATCATCAAGGGCTGGATGGATCGGGTGTTCGTTTACGGCGGGATCTACGACAGCCGCCACCGCCATGAGAACGGCGTGATGCGCGGCAAGCGGGCGCTGCTGACCGTCACCGCCGGCGCTTCCGCTCAGGCCTGTGCGCCGGACGGGCGTGACGGCGATATGCGGCTGATGCTGTGGCCAATCATGCATGCGCTGCACTATATCGGCTTTAGCGTGCTGGAGCCGTTCCTGGTCTATGGCGTGCGCGGCGGGTTGACGGACGAGGCTCTGCAGGCGCAGAACGCCGCTTTGGTGCAGGTGACGCAGGCGTATCGGGACGGTTTGAACGCGTTTCCCGCCTGGCCGGCGGTGCCGTTCAACCGCAATGAGGATTTTGACGCCGATCTGGCGCTGAAACCCGATGCGCCGGTCTACAGCCCGTTCGTGCGGCACCGCGATCCGGATTAAAACCCGGCCTTCAGCAGCTCCTCGCGCAAATCGTCGATAATCGCCGGTTCGATGTCGGGGAACTGCTGCTGAATATCGGCGATGGCTTCGGCAACGCTGGGGCCGGCGAAGGTGCCGGAGAAGGGCAGCAGCGGCAGATTGGCGTCGCTGTCCGGCAGTTCACCGCGGATCGTGCCGGTGATCATGCCCGCTTTTTTTTCCGCCGTGAGGTCGTACTCTCCCACGTTTTTGTCGATCGGTTTCATTGGCCACCTCGCTGTCGGTGAGTGTTTTGCCCTGTCTGTTAAAGCATAGTGTTTCAGGCAATGAATACCAATCAATGTATATAATATTAATATAAAACAATAAGATGACTCTCTCCTGCCGTTTGACGTTCGCGGGCGTTCAGCGCTATGCTCGTGGCGCTGAAGGAACCTTCCTCACTGACAGGGATAGACGATATGAAAAGACTGAAAAGCGCGGCGCTGTTGCTGCCGCTGTTGGCGCTCAGCGCCTGCACCCAGCATCTCAGCAGCGCCGAGCTGCATGCCAAGCACTACATTTATCAAACCCGCGACGACTTCGAGCCGGGGTTCCGCACCGACGTGAACGGCAGCATTAAAAACGCCGTGCCGATGTTCGAACAATTCTACCAAATGGGGAAAAAGGATCGCGCGGCGGGCGTGGCGCGCAGTGAAGCGCAGAAAAAAGCCGACTATCTGGCCAGCCCGGAATTCCAGCAGAACATGGAACACAAAACCATCTTCATCAACCGCGCCTACAGCGGCTCCGACAATCCTAAACGCCGTCAGGTGCTCTCGCAGGAGGCGGTAGGCGCCTATTGGGACGGCTACGAAGGGCGCTGAACATAATCCCTCACAAATAGAAGGTAATAAAAACTGGTCTTCTGGCGGTTATTTGATTATAAAAACCGCCGCTAAGGACGATGTTCATAGATGAAACCAGGAGTGTTTATGTTGGCAAAAGTTAAGCGTTCGTTCGCCGCCGCCGTCGTATTGATGTTGGCGTTACCCGCGGTTCAGGCCGCGGATTACCGTGCGGGCGAGCAATACACCCGGCTGGATAAGCCGGTGGCCACCGCGCCGGCGGTGGTGGAATTTTTCTCCTTCTACTGCGGCCCTTGCTATCAGTTCGCCGAAACCTATCGCGTAGGCAGCACTGTCGCGCAGGCGCTGCCCGCCGGCGAGAAGCTGACCAAATATCACGTCAGCCTGATGGGCAAACTGGGCAATGAGCTGACCGAGGCCTGGGCGGTGGCGACGGTGCTGGGCGTGGAAGACAAGATTGAAGGGCCGATGTTCGAAGCGGTGCAGAAACAGCGCGCCGTCAACGGCGCCGAGGATATTCAGCGGGTGTTCACGGCGGCCGGCATCGATGCCGCCACCTACGAAAACGCGCGCCACAGCCTGCTGGTCAAAGGATTGATCGCCAAGCAGAACGAAGCGGTGAAAGCGTTCGAGGTGCGCGGCACCCCGTCGTTCTACGTGGCAGGCAAATACAAGATAGACAATGCCGGCATGGCCAGCACCAGCGTTGAAGGCTACGCCAAAGAGTATGCGGCGGTGGTGCGTTACCTGTTGGACAAACAGCCGTAAACTGGGCCGCCTGGGCCCGGTGTTAGCCGCCGGGTCTATTTCGCCGCGGGCAAATCCAACGCCTGACGCAGCTCGTCGCGCGCTTGCCGATACTGTTGCTGGAAATCCTGCTGCTGTGAAAGCTGCTGGCTGATCACGCTGCCGGCGATGCGGCCCATCTCGATATCGGAAGGGTAGTGAATGCCCGCCACTACCCGGTTGTCGCCGTATTGCCAGGCGCGCGTCATGATGGCGGCGCGCTTCTCCGGCACCATGTTGGCCAGGGTAATGCCCATCAGCGTGCCCAGCGTGGTGTGGCCGGAAGGCCAGGAGCCGGAGCTGGAGCGTTTGACGATCGGCTCGATGCGGCTGTCCAGCATATGCGGGCGCGGGCGCTTCCAGAAATCTTTCGCCGGATCGACCACCGCCGCTTCGGTAGCGACGATGCGATCGAAGAAGGCGCTCACGGCCGGCAACGCCTGGGCGTTGAACTTCGGCCCTATCACGTTGCTGTACACCCAAACGTTCTCTTCCGCATCCGCTTTGGCCTGGCTGGCCATCTCCGGCGTGCGTTTCTGTTGCATGTCGAGCACTTCCCGCAGTTCGCGCTGGGTCTGAGCCGAGTCGTTGGCCGGCGGCGGCGGCAGAATGTGGGTCAGATCCACCTGCTGCGCGGTGGTGAACGGTTGGGCTTCCTCTGCCGCCTGCGCGTGGAACGCGGCCAGCGCGCTGGCGGTAAACAAGCACAGCGCCAAAGCGGATTTTTGCAATGATTTCATCGGATCAGGTCCAGGGTGTCAAAGTGAAGGGAACAGCAGCCTTGTATCTTTGATGAGGGTTGTGATGATGCGATGACGGTTTCGTGGCGAATTGATGACAACGCGCCCGGTGAATTGTGATCGCGGCGCCAAATCCCCCGTTGATCATTGATTGTGTGTTAACGGATTGTTATGGTGTTTTTCTGTTCAACGGCGCAGCGCTGCTGCTGTTCGAAGGGAGAGATCATGACGGCATTGGCAACGCTCCGGGACGCCGGCTTCGAAGAGTGGCTGGGGAAAATCAACACCGCCTGCGGCAGGTTCTGCGCGAAAACGCTGGGGCCGGGCTTCAGCGGAGCGATGCAGGAATTCCGCGCCCATGCGCTGCGTCTGAGCGTGGTCGATGTGTCCCAGGCCCGGCTGTACCGCACGCCGCGCGAGATCGCCCGCAGCGACGGCGCGCACTTTTTTACCGTTTTCCAGCTGCGCGGCAGTGCGTTGATGGAGCAGGGCGACCGCCAGACGGTGCTCTCTCCCGGCGATATGACGCTGATTGACGCCTCACAGCCCAGCAGTTTCACCTTCCAGCGCGATTCGCGCCAAATTTCTCTGCTGTTGCCGCGCGGCTGCCTGCCGTTGCCGCCGCCGTGCGCGCGGCGTCTGGGGGCGGAGCTCAGCGCGGTGCGTCTCAGCCGCCAACTGGTGCTGAGCAGCATGCAGGATCCGCTGCTCGCCGCGGCGGAAAGCGAGGCGGTGCTGAATGCATTGGCGGCGCTGCTGCGTCCGGCGCTGGCGCTCGAACAGGCGCGGCCGGAGGGGCCTCCGTCGGTTTTCGACAAGGCGTTGGCATTGATCGACAGGCATATCCAGTCGGCGCAGCTGCGCCCGGAATGGGTGGCGGCCGAGTTGGGAGTCTCGTTGCGCAGCCTGTATCGGCTGTTCGCCCGACAGGGGCTGGTGGTGGCGCAGTACATCAGGAACCGCCGGCTGGATCTGTGTGCGCAGGCGCTGCGCAGCGCCGCCGGTCAGGAGAAGTTGGCTGGCATCGGCCTCGACTGGGGCTTCACCGATCACAGCCATTTCTCGACCGCTTTCAAGCAGCGCTTTGGCATGTCGCCGAGCGAATACCGCCGGCAATATCAATAAGTCTGGGCGCGGGGCAGGCCCGCGCCGCTTCACTCAATAGCGGATGCAGACCGATTTCGATTCGGTGTAGGCATCCAGCCAATCCGGGCCGAAATCGCGGCCGCTGCCCGACTGTTTAAACCCGCCGAACGGCATGTTCGGATCGATCAGCGTATGGGTGTTGACCCACACGGTGCCGGCCTGAATGCGCGGCGTCAGCGCCATCGCTTTCTGCAGGCTGGTGGTCCACAGGCTGGCGGTCAGCCCGAAGTCGGTGTCGTTGGCCTTGCTCAGCGCCTCTTCGGCGCTCGCCACCCGGATCAGGTTGACCACCGGGCCAAACACTTCTTCGCGCGTCAGGTTCAACCGATCGTCCGGGTTGATCACCAGCGTCGGCGGAATGTAGAAGCCGTTGGCGTCCGGCCCGGCCGCGCCGCCGATGAGCTCGGCGTTTTTCGCCCGGGCGTCGTCCAGGTAGGCCGCCACCTTGTTGCGGTGCGCAAGCGACACCAGCGGGTTGATTTGCGCGCCGGCATCCATCCCCGGCCCGACCGACAGCGATTTCACCGCCTGTTCAAAACCGGCTACCAGCTGGTCGTAAATCGGCGCTTCGATATAAATCCGCGAGCTGGCGGCGCACACCTGCCCCTGGTTGAGGAAGCTGCCGAGCATCAGGCCTTCGATCACCTGCTGCGGATCGGCGTCTTTCAGTACGATAGCCGGGTTTTTGCCGCCCAACTCCAGCGTCACGCGGGTCAGGCGATCCGCCGCAGCGCGCGCAATGCTTTTGCCGACCGGCGTGGAACCGGTAAAGCTGACTTTGGCGATCAGCGGATGTTCGGTCAGCGCCTTGCCGCACACGGTGCCGCGGCCGGTGACCACGTTGAACACGCCCGGCGGCACGCCGGCTTCGCTCGCCAGCTCGGCCATGCGCAGCAGGGTGAGCGGGGTGGTTTCCGACGGTTTGATGACGATGGAGCAGCCCGCCGCCAGCGCCGGCATCACTTTCCACATGCCGATCATCAGCGGGAAGTTCCAGGGCACGATGCCGGCGACCACGCCAATCGGCTCTTTGCGGGTATAAACCTGATATTTGGCGCCCGGCGGAATCGGAATGGACACGTCCAGCGTCTGGCCGGTGATTTTGGTCGCCAGCCCGGCGGTGTAACGCATCCAATTCAGGGTGTTGCCGACTTCTAAGCCGCGGGCGATGTTGATCGATTTGCCCTGTTCTAGGGTTTCGAGCTGCGCCAGCTCTTCGGCATGCTGCTCCACCAGATCGGCGAAGCGCAGCAGGATGCGCTCGCGTTCTACCGGCAGGCGCTGCGCCCAGACGCCTTCGCTGAAGGCTTTATGGGCGGACTGCACCGCCAGTGCGACGTCGTGTTCATTGGCGTCGGCGGTCGTGGCGATCTGCTGGCCATTGGCGGGGTTATACACCGCCAGGCGGCCTTCCGCGGCGGACGCGCGCCACTGGCCGTCGATATACAGCCCATGCTGACGATCGAGAAAACGCGATACGCTATCCAGCACGGCTACGGTATTGTCAGACATACATCCTCCGATCAGGCTCATCAGGTTAGGGTTAACCCTGAAAGTCTATATCAGCGGGAAAGCGGCGGCTTTGGTCTGCCTGACATTCGGTTTGCCCTGCGTGTCATTTTGCCGTGACGGACGAGTAAACTGCGGCCGGCGGGCGCCGGCCGAGAGGGATTACGAACTCAGCGTCGCCAGACGGGTGGCGAAACCGAGGAACAGCAGGCCGATCAGGCCATTGCCGAGCTTCGCCAGGCCTTTCTTGTGATTGAAGAAATGCGCCAGCATCGCGCCGGAGAAGATCAGCGTGCTCATGTAGATAAAGCTGACGGCTTCGAGGATCAGCGCCAGAATGGTGAACGACAGCCCGGTGTGTGCGTAGTTGAAGTCGATGAACTGCACGAAGAACGACACGTAAAACAGGATCGCTTTCGGGTTGGTCAGGCTCAGCGTCAGCGACTTGCGCAGAATGCTGTGGCCGCCTTCAATTTGCTGCTGTTGCGCCTGCGCCTTCTGCACGAAGGTGGCGTAGAGGATTTTTGCGCCGAGGAACAGCAGATAAATCGCGCCGAGAAAACGCACCAGGGTAAACAGGAACGGCGTGGTGCGGATCAGCGAAGCCACGCCGATATAGGCGCAGAAGATCAGGATCGCATCGCCGATAAACACGCCCAGTGCAGCGGTGTAGCCGGCGCGCACGCCGCGCGATACGCCGGTTTTCAGCACGTACAGCGTATTCGGCCCCGGCAGAATGATGATGAAGACCACCCCGGCCAAATAGGTCCATAAATTCAGGACGCCAAAACTCTCTAACACAATAACCTCTCCATGCGCACAACTAACAGGCAAAAACACTGGCCACGCCCGTGGCCGGCCGAGATCCTAACGCCGTGCAAGCGGGTTGGCAACGTAATAAACTTCATGTTGTTGGTTAAAAATTGTCGAAAGATTGTTGAAAACGTCGGCGCCGAATTAAAAAGCAAGAGTCGGCGTGTTTCGCTAACGGCCCGTCACTATGCTGGTTAACACCGAAACCGCAGTGAGGAACGGATGATGAAAAACTTAATCGACAGCGCCGATCCGCGCTGGCTGGCGATTGTCAGCCGCGACAAACACGCCGACGGCCGCTTTATCTACGCGGTGAAAACCACCGGCGTGTATTGCTCGCCTTCTTGCCCGTCACGCCAGCCGAATCGGCAAAACGTGGAGCTGTTCGACGACGCGGCGCAGGC is part of the Serratia surfactantfaciens genome and encodes:
- the feaR gene encoding transcriptional regulator FeaR; translated protein: MTALATLRDAGFEEWLGKINTACGRFCAKTLGPGFSGAMQEFRAHALRLSVVDVSQARLYRTPREIARSDGAHFFTVFQLRGSALMEQGDRQTVLSPGDMTLIDASQPSSFTFQRDSRQISLLLPRGCLPLPPPCARRLGAELSAVRLSRQLVLSSMQDPLLAAAESEAVLNALAALLRPALALEQARPEGPPSVFDKALALIDRHIQSAQLRPEWVAAELGVSLRSLYRLFARQGLVVAQYIRNRRLDLCAQALRSAAGQEKLAGIGLDWGFTDHSHFSTAFKQRFGMSPSEYRRQYQ
- a CDS encoding aldehyde dehydrogenase family protein yields the protein MSDNTVAVLDSVSRFLDRQHGLYIDGQWRASAAEGRLAVYNPANGQQIATTADANEHDVALAVQSAHKAFSEGVWAQRLPVERERILLRFADLVEQHAEELAQLETLEQGKSINIARGLEVGNTLNWMRYTAGLATKITGQTLDVSIPIPPGAKYQVYTRKEPIGVVAGIVPWNFPLMIGMWKVMPALAAGCSIVIKPSETTPLTLLRMAELASEAGVPPGVFNVVTGRGTVCGKALTEHPLIAKVSFTGSTPVGKSIARAAADRLTRVTLELGGKNPAIVLKDADPQQVIEGLMLGSFLNQGQVCAASSRIYIEAPIYDQLVAGFEQAVKSLSVGPGMDAGAQINPLVSLAHRNKVAAYLDDARAKNAELIGGAAGPDANGFYIPPTLVINPDDRLNLTREEVFGPVVNLIRVASAEEALSKANDTDFGLTASLWTTSLQKAMALTPRIQAGTVWVNTHTLIDPNMPFGGFKQSGSGRDFGPDWLDAYTESKSVCIRY
- the leuE gene encoding leucine efflux protein LeuE yields the protein MLESFGVLNLWTYLAGVVFIIILPGPNTLYVLKTGVSRGVRAGYTAALGVFIGDAILIFCAYIGVASLIRTTPFLFTLVRFLGAIYLLFLGAKILYATFVQKAQAQQQQIEGGHSILRKSLTLSLTNPKAILFYVSFFVQFIDFNYAHTGLSFTILALILEAVSFIYMSTLIFSGAMLAHFFNHKKGLAKLGNGLIGLLFLGFATRLATLSS